TGCATGAAGAACCGTCAGTGCCGAATTTCGGGAAACCAAGCAGCGGCCCACGATTTAATAAAGGTTTAGTTATAGCGATTGAACCCATGGTAAGCGCCGGCGACTGGCAGGTAAAAACATTGGATGACGGCTGGACCGTAGTTACGGAAGACGGAAAACTGTGCGCTCATTTTGAGCATATGGTTGCTCTTACCGAAAAAGGCGCAGAAATACTGACGAGTCTGTGATCTCAAATTTGAGATTTGCCCGCCGCGGCGGGCCGAACGAAGTGAGGACAAATGACAAAAGAAGAAAAGATACTTGTTGAAGGAAAAATACTGGAAGCGTTACCTAATGCAATGTTTAAAGTTAAGCTTGAAAATGGTCACGTTGTTTTAGCTCATATATGCGGAAAAATGAGGATGAACTATATAAAAATTTTGGCTGGGGATAAAGTTAGAGTTGAGTTGTCCCCGTATGATTTAACACGAGGAAGAATAATCTATAGGGAAAAATAGGACCAATTTGAAATTTGAGATTTGAGATTCCGAGCGAAGCGAGGATGAAATGAAAGTAAGAGCATCGGTAAAACCAATTTGTCAGAAATGCAGAGTTATAAAAAGAAAAGGCGTAGTAAGGGTAACTTGTTCTGATCCCAGGCACAAACAGCGCCAAGGCTAGAATAGCGGATAGCACATAGCGTATAGCGGATAGTTAGTAAATATTGAATTTTCTTTGATTTTCTATACGCTAAACGCTCTACGCTCTACGCTAAAATCGGAGGTTTTAAGATATGGCACGTGTAGCAGGAATTGATTTACCTAAAGCAAAAAGAGTGGATATAGCGTTAAGATATGTTTACGGGATAGGCCCTTTTCTGAGTGCTGTTGTTTTAAAAGAGGCAGAAGTAGATCCCGCAAAGAGAGTAAAGGATCTCACTGAAGAAGAAGTGAACAAGATCAGCTCCATTATTTCAAAAAGCTATAAAGTTGAGGGAGATTTAAGACGAGAAGTTCAATCAAATATACGGCGCTTAATTGATATTGGCTCGTACAGAGGATTTAGGCATCGCAGAAATCTTCCGGTACGCGGTCAAAGAACCAAAACAAATGCCCGCACGCGGCGA
The window above is part of the Elusimicrobiota bacterium genome. Proteins encoded here:
- the infA gene encoding translation initiation factor IF-1; the protein is MTKEEKILVEGKILEALPNAMFKVKLENGHVVLAHICGKMRMNYIKILAGDKVRVELSPYDLTRGRIIYREK
- the rpmJ gene encoding 50S ribosomal protein L36, translated to MKVRASVKPICQKCRVIKRKGVVRVTCSDPRHKQRQG
- the rpsM gene encoding 30S ribosomal protein S13, which translates into the protein MARVAGIDLPKAKRVDIALRYVYGIGPFLSAVVLKEAEVDPAKRVKDLTEEEVNKISSIISKSYKVEGDLRREVQSNIRRLIDIGSYRGFRHRRNLPVRGQRTKTNARTRRGKRKTVGSGRKTAEKKGIKEAAKE